From Bacteroidota bacterium, one genomic window encodes:
- the nosZ gene encoding Sec-dependent nitrous-oxide reductase, whose product MKQSFKMLFILSAALAIGVLAGCGGKQEKKQVNVGDAPAKVYVAPGKLDKYYEFLSGGFSGQVSVYGLPSCRLLKVIPVFALNAENGYGFTEESKEMLNSTHGYIPWDDSHHPELSMTDGKPDGKWLFINSNNTPRIARINLSTFRTEEIIEIPNSGGCHASPFTTENTEYVVGATRFSVPITGNKDVPINSYKENFKGTITFVKVDKETGNMGIGFQILMPGFDYDLSHCGKGPSSGWFFFSCYNTEQAHTLLEANASQNDKDFMVALNWKKAEEYIAAGKAKDFPCKYYHNKLDEKSHMTTSQVMEGVKMLDPKDCPGLVYLMPCPKSPHGADVDPSGEYIVGGGKLATVIPVFGFSKIQKAIEAKDFIGDVDGIPILKYESVMAGEVQKPGLGPLHTEFDGKGFAYTSFFVSSEVVKWKLGTWEVVDRIPTYYSIGHLSIPGGDSKSPWPEYLLAMNKTTKDRYLLTGPELNQSAQLIDITGEKMRMLYDFPTVGEPHYAQGITADLIMNHQVKVFKLEENKHPYACINEKDARVERKGNEVHVYMTSVRSHFVPDNIEGVKVGDVVYFHVTNLEQDWDTPHGFAIKGSTSSELLIMPGETQTLKFTPKEADIYPFYCTDFCSALHQEMQGYMRVSPANSNVALSFSTGK is encoded by the coding sequence ATGAAACAATCATTTAAAATGTTGTTTATTCTTTCAGCTGCCTTGGCCATTGGTGTCCTTGCCGGTTGCGGAGGTAAACAGGAAAAAAAGCAGGTAAATGTAGGTGATGCACCTGCCAAAGTCTATGTGGCACCGGGTAAACTCGACAAATATTACGAGTTCCTTTCCGGTGGATTTAGCGGTCAGGTTAGCGTTTACGGATTGCCTTCCTGCCGACTCTTGAAAGTTATACCTGTATTCGCTCTCAATGCGGAGAATGGTTATGGCTTTACAGAAGAATCGAAAGAAATGCTGAACTCTACGCATGGTTATATTCCATGGGACGATTCACACCACCCTGAACTTTCTATGACCGATGGAAAGCCGGATGGAAAATGGTTGTTCATCAATTCAAACAATACTCCACGTATTGCAAGGATCAATTTGTCGACCTTCCGTACAGAGGAAATCATCGAGATCCCGAACAGCGGCGGTTGTCACGCTTCACCATTTACTACTGAAAATACAGAATACGTTGTTGGCGCAACACGTTTTAGTGTGCCAATTACCGGCAATAAAGATGTTCCTATCAATTCCTACAAAGAGAATTTTAAAGGAACAATCACTTTTGTAAAAGTGGATAAAGAAACCGGAAACATGGGAATCGGATTCCAGATTCTTATGCCTGGCTTCGACTACGATTTGTCCCATTGCGGTAAAGGTCCCTCATCCGGCTGGTTCTTTTTCTCCTGCTACAATACTGAACAAGCACATACTTTGTTAGAAGCGAATGCAAGTCAGAATGACAAAGACTTCATGGTTGCCTTGAACTGGAAAAAAGCTGAAGAATACATTGCAGCTGGCAAAGCGAAAGATTTTCCATGCAAATATTATCACAATAAACTGGATGAGAAATCCCACATGACAACTTCCCAGGTTATGGAAGGTGTGAAAATGCTGGATCCGAAAGATTGCCCGGGCCTTGTCTACCTGATGCCTTGTCCGAAATCTCCACATGGCGCCGACGTTGATCCATCCGGTGAATACATTGTTGGTGGTGGTAAACTCGCTACAGTTATTCCTGTTTTCGGATTTTCAAAAATCCAAAAAGCGATCGAAGCCAAAGATTTTATCGGTGATGTTGATGGAATTCCAATCCTGAAATACGAAAGTGTCATGGCAGGTGAAGTTCAAAAACCAGGTCTTGGCCCGCTGCACACTGAATTTGACGGTAAAGGCTTTGCATATACTTCCTTCTTCGTTTCTTCAGAAGTTGTGAAATGGAAACTGGGAACATGGGAAGTAGTGGATCGTATTCCTACTTACTATTCCATCGGTCACTTGTCAATTCCCGGTGGCGACTCAAAAAGCCCATGGCCCGAATATTTGTTAGCCATGAACAAAACCACCAAAGACCGTTACCTGCTTACAGGTCCTGAATTGAACCAAAGTGCACAATTGATCGATATCACCGGTGAGAAAATGCGTATGCTCTACGACTTCCCAACAGTTGGTGAACCACACTATGCACAGGGAATTACAGCTGATTTGATAATGAATCACCAGGTTAAAGTATTCAAACTGGAAGAGAACAAACACCCTTATGCGTGTATTAACGAAAAAGATGCAAGGGTTGAACGCAAAGGAAATGAGGTGCATGTATACATGACTTCTGTAAGATCTCACTTTGTTCCTGATAATATCGAAGGTGTTAAAGTCGGTGATGTGGTGTACTTCCACGTGACCAACCTTGAACAGGATTGGGATACTCCTCACGGCTTCGCGATCAAAGGGTCCACAAGTTCTGAATTGTTAATCATGCCTGGGGAGACACAAACTTTGAAGTTTACTCCAA
- a CDS encoding cytochrome c, translating to MSIAALPVLFIITTFQGCSSNTNESTDANSGGGNMMKDAEEMKDDGKGIGPVKSVEIPATIDVAMAESGQKLFEAKCTACHKFAAEKYVGPGLLGVTKRRKPEWIMNMMLNPAEMTQKDPTAKELLATHLTQMTNQNVTEADARSIYEYFRKMDGASN from the coding sequence ATGTCCATTGCAGCTCTCCCGGTGCTGTTCATTATTACCACCTTTCAGGGTTGTTCTTCCAATACCAATGAATCTACCGATGCAAATAGCGGCGGCGGCAACATGATGAAAGATGCCGAAGAAATGAAAGATGACGGTAAAGGAATCGGTCCTGTTAAATCAGTGGAAATTCCGGCAACTATTGACGTAGCGATGGCTGAAAGTGGTCAGAAGCTTTTCGAAGCGAAATGTACCGCCTGTCACAAATTCGCAGCTGAGAAATATGTCGGTCCCGGACTCCTGGGTGTTACAAAGCGCCGTAAACCAGAGTGGATCATGAACATGATGTTGAATCCGGCTGAAATGACTCAGAAGGATCCAACAGCCAAAGAATTACTCGCAACCCATCTCACTCAAATGACCAATCAAAATGTCACTGAAGCTGATGCCAGAAGTATTTATGAATACTTCCGCAAAATGGATGGCGCTTCCAACTAA